From Geotalea uraniireducens Rf4:
GTGTTCTCCGATCAATTCGTCCACCATCAGGGCGCCTCTCTCCCCTTCAGCATCGATCAGCACAAGAATCCCCTCCTCAGGTTTTGTAATCGGTGTTTCCAGATTGAAAACCTCGTAAAGCGGCAGCAACGGCAGATATTCTCCGCGCACGTGCACGACCCGCCTGCCGCTTATCATTTTGATATCGTCAGCAAGTGGTTGAAGCGATTCCACAATCGAGTTGAGGGGAATGATGAACTTTTCTTTCCCGACCGCAACCGACAGACCGTCCAGTATCGCCAGCGTCAACGGCAGACTGATGGTAAATTTGCATCCCTTGCCCTGTTCAGAGGCAACCTGGATGCGTCCCCCCATGGCATGGACATTTTTCTGCACCACGTCCATCCCCACCCCGCGGCCCGAGATATCGGTAACGGTATCGGCGGTTGAAAAGCCCGGCGCAAATATGAGATGCCAAACCTCTTCGTCAGGCATCGTCTCATCAACGTCAAGTCCGCGTTCAAGCGCTTTTTTAAGGATTTTATCGCGGTTGAGACCTGCGCCGTCGTCTGCAACATCGATGACGATTCTTCCCCCCACCTGGGCTGCGCGCATCGTGATCGTCCCGGTCGCATCCTTACCTCCTGCCTTACGCACGTGCGGCAATTCAATGGCATGGTCCAGACAGTTGCGCACCAGGTGGGTCAGTGGATCGGCAATTTTTTCAATGAGCCCCTTGTCGAGCTCGGTTGTTTCACCGAAAGTTTTGAGTTCGACCAGCTTGCCGAGTTTCGCGGAGAGATCCCTGACCAGGCGGGGGAACCTGCTGAAAACAAGGCTGATCGGCACCAGCCGTATCGACATGATGCTTTCCTGCATGTCGCGGGTATTGCGTTCCAGTTGCATAAGCCCGCGATGAATGTTTTCGAACAGGACGGGATCGAGTTCACTGACAATCTGGGACATCATGGACTGGGTAATGACCAGTTCGCCGACCTGGTTGATCAATTGGTCAACCTTCGCGACGCCGACACGAATTGAAGAACCCTCTGCGCTCTCACCGGCGCGGCGACCATAAGCCCCTGCATCCGTTTCATTACGGTCATAGGCTCTTCTTCCGGGAACAGAGGCTTGCGTATTCATGGGCACGCCAGCCTCTGCAACAGCCATGACGCCGTTACCCCGATGTTCCTGGCCAGGT
This genomic window contains:
- a CDS encoding chemotaxis protein CheW; this encodes MTDAISNDLSRFNQVFFEESAEHLTEMERILLELDPDSPQEDDLHAIFRAAHSIKGSAGIFGFTDMMIVTHDLESLLDRVRNHELTLSRTMIDAFLEAGDAIAMQLAGHRDGSAVDLPIIEEVCKKLEAFISGTSDAAVDAGSGLNLFSTLSDADAPSGVAAHSNSIAGYEIDFEPAEDTFKRGVRLENLFYELADLGELQVSAAIDFASPLSELDPENCYTRWHLILETAAGENELRDIFEFVAEENELKIRVISETGTAKVSDSTAEPGQEHRGNGVMAVAEAGVPMNTQASVPGRRAYDRNETDAGAYGRRAGESAEGSSIRVGVAKVDQLINQVGELVITQSMMSQIVSELDPVLFENIHRGLMQLERNTRDMQESIMSIRLVPISLVFSRFPRLVRDLSAKLGKLVELKTFGETTELDKGLIEKIADPLTHLVRNCLDHAIELPHVRKAGGKDATGTITMRAAQVGGRIVIDVADDGAGLNRDKILKKALERGLDVDETMPDEEVWHLIFAPGFSTADTVTDISGRGVGMDVVQKNVHAMGGRIQVASEQGKGCKFTISLPLTLAILDGLSVAVGKEKFIIPLNSIVESLQPLADDIKMISGRRVVHVRGEYLPLLPLYEVFNLETPITKPEEGILVLIDAEGERGALMVDELIGEHQVVIKSLENNYRKVEGTAGATILGDGRVALILDVGGLLQVGKNAG